The DNA sequence CGACTTCGCACGCGCCCGACAAGAGCGACGCGGTCTTCGCCCGGATGAGCTCGTCATACTGCGCCTCTCCGTAGGAGAGCTTGTCGTGGGCTTCGAGCTGGCGCATCTCGCCGATCGTCATCTCGTTCGTGACGCGGGCGAGCACGCGAAGCGGCTCCAAGTCCGCGAGGCGCACGAGCTCGATGATCGCCCGGGAGTAGAGGTAGTCCCCCATGATCACCGCGACCTGGTGCGAGAACAGTGCGTTGATCGTCGGCATGCCGCGGCGCAACGCCGAATGATCCACCGAATCGTCGTGCACGAGCGTGGCGAGGTGGATCAGCTCCACGACGGCGGCGAGCGTCACGACTCGCGGATCCGCCGCGCCGGCGGCCTGGTGGGCGAGTAGCATCAGGGTCGGTCGGAACAGCTTGCCCTTCATGCGTAAGAGGTGCGCGTTCACCTCGGCCGCGATTGGGAAGTCCGCCGCGATGATGCGCCGTAGCTCGAGGGCGACCTGCTCGAGCTCCTCCGCCACGGGCTGCTGTACGTCGGAGAGCGAAGCCCGGGCGATCTGTTGGCTCACGTCACTTCGCCTTCGCGAGGGCTTTGCTGCGCGCGCCGACGTCCAGGAAGCGGACATCCACCGCGAACACGCGCCCGTACAACTCCCGCGCCTCGGCCCGCTTGCCCTGCTCCTCGAGCGCCCGGCCGAGCCAGTAGAGGATGCCGAGCCGTTCCTGGTCGCCCGAGGCGGGCAGCTCGAGCGCACGCCGCAGGATCGACTCCGCCACCACGTGGGCACCCTTCTCCACGAAGCACACGCCCAACGCCTCCGAGCTGCGGAGCCTCCCTTCGGGCGCCCGCAATGCCTTCTGGAGCTCGCCGATGGCCTCATCGAGCAGGCCCATCTCCTTGAACGCCACGCCGAGATCGTAGTGGGCCTGGAAGTCGGCTTCGTCGATGTTCTCGTCGATCCCCTGCTTGAAGCGGGCGAGCATGCCCTGAAAATCCTGCTCCTCGTCGCCCGTGGGCTCCTCGTCGGCCACCTTCATGCGGGTGTCCCGCGCGGGCGGCTGCTCCTCGAGCATCATGGCGCTCAAGTCGACGAAGTCCCCGGCGTCTGCCGCGTCCTGGCGCACCTTCATCTTCGCGTCCCGGGGAGCGGTCTTCCCTTCCGCATCCCGCAGCGCCGGTTTGCCCTTGGCCTTCGGGTCAGGCGGCGGCGCCGCGACCGGGGTGAACATCGAGAGCGCCGCGGCGGCGCGGGCGTTCCCGGGGTCGTGCTCGGCGACGCGCTGATACACGGCTCGGGCCTTGTCGGGCAGGTCGCTGCGCAGCAAGGTGTCGGCGAGCTCCAGGTAGGCGTCGATCAGCCTCGCCTTGTCGCCCGACTTGAACGCGAACTCCACGTGTTTCTGCCGGTGCCGCACGCTGTTGGGATCGAGCCGCAGGATCTCGTCCACCAGGTCGCGCGCATGGACGAGGTTGCCGCGGTTCTCGAACCCGGTGGTGGCGAGGTCGAGCTCCTCGATGCCACGCGCGCGCTCACCGGTCTCGACCAGCGCCTCACCCAACCGCTGGTGCGCCTCGGGATCATCGGGATCGTCGGCAACGCGGGCCTCGAGGTCCTCGATCGGGGTGAGGTCCCGCGACTCCTCGATCTTCGCGAACATGAGCGCGTCGCCCGCATCGTCCGCGTTCACCACGCCATCGAGCCCGAGATCGATCGCCGCCCGGCGCCGGCCCGGCGCGGCCCGCGCGTTCCTGTCGATCTCGATCTCGGCCGCGGGCGTGAAATCGGCCTCGAGCTCGAGCGGTGGCACCTCCACAACCGTCTTGCGCTTGGGCGGCGGCCCCACGGCCGGGCGCTTCGGCACGACCGGGGCGACTTTCGCGGGCTCGGGGCGGCGCGGCTCGAACTTGGGGAGCGGCGGCCGACTGCCGCCGCCCGGCCGGGGCTCGTCGACCCCCGGGCGCGCAGGCGCGGCGGGCGCGGCGGGCCGGGTCGGGGCGAAGGGCGCACGGCGCGCGGGCGGCGCGGCGCCGAGCCCGAGGTCGGTGTCGAGCAACGGCTCGGGTGCCGTGTCGGCCTCGGCGGCGCTCGCCTCCTCCGTCACGGTCGGCTCGAGCTCCGCTATCGGCCCCACGTCGTCCGCGGTCACGTCCTCGCGGAGCGACGGGGCGCTCGCGGCATCGAGGCTCACGTCCCCGAACTCCACGCGCGTCGTCTCGAACCCCTCGAGCGTGCCCGACGGAGGCCCGGCGGTTGGGGACTCCTCCTCCTCGGCCAGGCTCGTCGACTCGACGGCGAGTGACGTGTCGGGCTCGGGCTCCGGCGTCCCGATCAACCCGTCCACCGGCTCCGCGGCGTCGAGCGCGGGCGCCGGTGCGGGGGGTGGCGCGGGTCGTGGCGGTGGCGTGACCCGCACCGGCCCCATCTGCTTCGAGACCGGCGGCTCATCGACATCGAGGAACACGAGGCTCGACGTCTTGTGCCTCCCCGATTTCGTGAGATCCTCCTTGACGGGGTCCGCCGGCGCCGCCGCCCCGCTCGCCGAGCGACGGTCCGGAGCGCCGTACATCCGCAGGTGCTCCTCGAGCAGCTCCCGCAGGTGCGCACTCTCAGCCGAGATCTCGGCCAGCTCCTTCAACGCCGCGAATGCCTGCTGGATCTTCCCGGCCTTCTGCATCCGTTCGGCGAATTCGAGGAAGTTCTGCTTCGCCTCACCCATGAACCCCTTCGCGGCGTATAGCTTGGCAAGCTTCAAATAGGTGTTCTGCCGCCCGGGGGCGTTGCGGAGCACCTTGTTGCACATCGCGATGGCGTTGTTGTGAAAGCCGAGCTCGGCGTACTTGTCGACCGCTTTGTCGTAGTAGTCGGCGGCCTGATGCGGGTCCTTGAGCTTGAGGTACAGGTCGCCGATACGGTTGTAGATCGAGAGATCGGGGTTCGGGTCCCCCTCTTCATCCTGGTCCTTGAGAACCTGAAGCCACGCCTCGGCCGCCCCCTTGGGGTCCCGGGCCTCAAGGCTCTTGGCCTTGTCCTTCTGCCTCTCAAGCTTAGACATGGGGCCCTAAAGATATGGGCGCTGGCCAGAGGGGACAAGCGGAACCGCCTGTCCAGACGGCGGTTACGAGGTTCGCG is a window from the Candidatus Methylomirabilota bacterium genome containing:
- a CDS encoding tetratricopeptide repeat protein, with amino-acid sequence MSKLERQKDKAKSLEARDPKGAAEAWLQVLKDQDEEGDPNPDLSIYNRIGDLYLKLKDPHQAADYYDKAVDKYAELGFHNNAIAMCNKVLRNAPGRQNTYLKLAKLYAAKGFMGEAKQNFLEFAERMQKAGKIQQAFAALKELAEISAESAHLRELLEEHLRMYGAPDRRSASGAAAPADPVKEDLTKSGRHKTSSLVFLDVDEPPVSKQMGPVRVTPPPRPAPPPAPAPALDAAEPVDGLIGTPEPEPDTSLAVESTSLAEEEESPTAGPPSGTLEGFETTRVEFGDVSLDAASAPSLREDVTADDVGPIAELEPTVTEEASAAEADTAPEPLLDTDLGLGAAPPARRAPFAPTRPAAPAAPARPGVDEPRPGGGSRPPLPKFEPRRPEPAKVAPVVPKRPAVGPPPKRKTVVEVPPLELEADFTPAAEIEIDRNARAAPGRRRAAIDLGLDGVVNADDAGDALMFAKIEESRDLTPIEDLEARVADDPDDPEAHQRLGEALVETGERARGIEELDLATTGFENRGNLVHARDLVDEILRLDPNSVRHRQKHVEFAFKSGDKARLIDAYLELADTLLRSDLPDKARAVYQRVAEHDPGNARAAAALSMFTPVAAPPPDPKAKGKPALRDAEGKTAPRDAKMKVRQDAADAGDFVDLSAMMLEEQPPARDTRMKVADEEPTGDEEQDFQGMLARFKQGIDENIDEADFQAHYDLGVAFKEMGLLDEAIGELQKALRAPEGRLRSSEALGVCFVEKGAHVVAESILRRALELPASGDQERLGILYWLGRALEEQGKRAEARELYGRVFAVDVRFLDVGARSKALAKAK
- a CDS encoding polyprenyl synthetase family protein, which codes for MSASWTSARAAKPSRRRSDVSQQIARASLSDVQQPVAEELEQVALELRRIIAADFPIAAEVNAHLLRMKGKLFRPTLMLLAHQAAGAADPRVVTLAAVVELIHLATLVHDDSVDHSALRRGMPTINALFSHQVAVIMGDYLYSRAIIELVRLADLEPLRVLARVTNEMTIGEMRQLEAHDKLSYGEAQYDELIRAKTASLLSGACEV